One window from the genome of Musa acuminata AAA Group cultivar baxijiao chromosome BXJ1-4, Cavendish_Baxijiao_AAA, whole genome shotgun sequence encodes:
- the LOC135642080 gene encoding aspartyl protease family protein At5g10770-like yields the protein MAGLPISLRHRIFLLLLVGSSVHCSRETYSIHELQWGKTSASHSTSGRRARTAAGATILEMRQHLQSPRSNLKLLIDDEARVESLQYRIKDPMEMEESTSEAQVPLVSGIKLQTLNYVVTMGVGGKNMTVIVDTGSDLTWVQCKPCSYCYSQKDPLFDASASPSYHNITCNSTTCYSLLRAATGKAGVCGADRSTCNYALSYGDGSYTRGVLGRERIDIGGTSIEGFIFGCGLRNHGLFGGTSGLMGLGRTQLSLVSQTTSQFGGFFSYCLPTRILNSSGSLVLGDDPALYKNSTPVSYTRMVSDPRQAPFYFLNLTGARIGGVPLDAASFSNGRTLIDSGTVITRLPPSVYQTLKAEFVRQFSGYPPAPSFSILDTCFNLSAYEEVKVPKVRFGFEGGAEMNVDVTGILYLVKKDASQVCLAIASLQFDGQVGIIGNYQQKNQRVVYDTVASRIGFAEEACS from the exons ATGGCAGGTCTTCCCATCTCTCTCCGCCATcgcatctttcttcttcttctcgtcggTAGCAGCGTTCACTGTTCCAGAGAGACGTACTCCATACATGAGCTGCAATGGGGGAAGACAAGCGCTTCTCACTCTACCTCCGGGAGGCGAGCAC GAACGGCTGCTGGCGCAACGATACTAGAAATGAGGCAACACCTGCAGTCCCCAAGGTCAAATCTGAAGCTCCTGATCGATGACGAAGCTCGAGTCGAATCACTCCAGTACAGAATCAAAGATCCGATGGAGATGGAGGAGTCTACATCCGAAGCGCAAGTGCCTCTCGTCTCAGGTATCAAACTACAGACCCTCAACTACGTGGTGACCATGGGAGTGGGCGGCAAGAACATGACGGTCATCGTCGACACCGGCAGCGACCTCACCTGGGTCCAATGCAAGCCTTGCTCCTACTGCTACAGCCAAAAGGACCCCCTCTTCGACGCCTCCGCCTCGCCTTCGTACCACAACATCACCTGCAACTCCACCACCTGCTACTCCCTGCTTCGGGCGGCCACCGGGAAGGCCGGCGTCTGTGGCGCCGACCGGTCGACATGCAACTACGCCCTCAGCTACGGAGATGGCTCCTACACCCGCGGCGTGCTGGGCCGCGAGAGGATCGACATCGGTGGGACGAGCATCGAGGGCTTCATCTTCGGCTGCGGCCTCCGGAACCACGGCCTCTTCGGTGGAACCTCCGGTCTCATGGGGCTCGGCAGGACCCAGCTCTCTCTGGTCTCCCAAACCACCTCTCAGTTCGGCGGATTCTTCTCCTACTGCCTCCCCACAAGAATCCTCAACTCATCTGGCTCTCTGGTTCTTGGCGATGATCCTGCTCTCTACAAGAACTCCACGCCGGTCTCGTACACTCGAATGGTATCAGATCCTCGGCAAGCGCCATTCTACTTCCTCAACCTCACCGGCGCGAGAATCGGCGGTGTGCCACTTGATGCCGCCAGCTTCTCCAACGGCAGAACCCTCATCGATTCGGGCACGGTGATCACCCGGCTTCCGCCCTCGGTCTACCAGACGCTGAAGGCCGAGTTCGTGAGGCAGTTCTCAGGCTATCCGCCGGCGCCGAGCTTCTCGATCTTGGACACCTGCTTCAACCTGTCGGCATACGAGGAGGTGAAGGTCCCCAAGGTGAGGTTTGGATTCGAGGGCGGCGCGGAGATGAACGTGGACGTCACCGGCATCTTGTACTTGGTGAAGAAGGACGCTTCTCAGGTTTGTTTGGCGATCGCCAGTCTTCAGTTCGACGGCCAAGTCGGCATCATCGGGAACTATCAGCAGAAGAATCAGAGGGTGGTGTATGATACAGTGGCATCGAGAATAGGATTTGCTGAAGAGGCTTGTAGTTGA